CACCACCCGCACGAACAGGCTGACCCCGATCCCGCTGGCCCGCATGGCCGTGACCTCGCTGTCGGCTGCCAGGCGGCTCAGACCGATCAGGATGCCCACCAGCACCCCCATGGGGATGGTCACGGTGAACGCCGCCGGCAGGGTGAAGGCGAAGATCTCGGCCACGCTGGGCACCGGCGCGCTGTTGCGCACCACCAGCTCCATCAGCCGGCCCACGTCGCGCATGAAGATGACGAAGGTGAACACACTCGCGCCCAGCAGTGCGTGCGACAGCACCTCGCGCAGCACGTACTTGGTCAGGATGCGCACGTTCGTAAAGTATACCGTCTCGCCCGGCTGCACTGCGTATGGTGCAAAGCAAAGGGCCCGCCTTTCGGCAGGCCCGCTGACTCCTGACTCCCGACTCCTGACTACTGGTGCGTGCTCGGCTGCGTCCCGGTGGTGTCCACGAGGGGTGGCGCCGGCTGCACCACTTCCTTGGGCAGCGGCGACTCCAGTGCGATGCGCAGCACTTCGTCCATGTTCTCCGCGAAGTGCAGCTTCATGGCGGTGCGCAGGTTTTCCGGCACCTCGGCCAGGTCCTTCTCGTTGTCCTTGGGCAGGATGACCTCGAAGACGCCCGCGCGGTGCGCCGCCAGCAGCTTCTCCTTCAATCCGCCGATGGCCAGCACCTTGCCGCGCAGCGTGATCTCGCCGGTCATGGCCACGTCGCGCCGCACCGGGATGCCGCTCAGCGCGCTGGCGATCGCGGTCGCCATGGTGATGCCCGCCGACGGCCCGTCCTTGGGGATGGCCCCCTCGGGAACGTGGATGTGGATGTCCACGTTGCGGTAGAACTCGCGCGGCACTCCCAGCCGCGCCGCGCGTGACCGTATATAGCTCATGGCCGCTTGCGCCGACTCCTGCATCACGTCGCCCAGCTTGCCGGTCAATAGCAGCTTGCCCTTGCCGTCCACGATGGTGACCTCGGTGCTCAGGATCGACCCGCCCACCTCGGTCCAGGCCAGCCCGGTGACCAGGCCGACCTCGTTCTTCTCGTGCACCAGGGTGTCGCGGAACTTGGTCACGCCCAGGAACTCGCCGAGGTTCTGCTCGGTGATGGTGATATTGAAGGCCGCGCCTTCCTTCACCACCTTGCGCGCCACTTTGCGGCAGACGTTGCCGATCTCGCGCTCCAGGTTGCGCACCCCCGCTTCCCGCGTGTAGCCGCGGATGGCGGCGATGATCGCCTCGTCGGTGAAGGTGATGTTCTTCTCCGTCAGGCCCGCCTGCAGCCGCTGTTTCTTCACCAGGAACTGCTTGGCGATCTCCACCTTCTCCGGCTCGGTGTAGCCGTGCAGGCGCAGCACTTCCATGCGGTCCTGCAGCGCCGGCGGGATGGTGTGCATCACGTTAGCGGTGGCGATGAAGAACACCTGGCTCAGGTCGTACTCCACGTCCAGGTAGTGGTCGATGAACATGAAATTCTGCTCGGGGTCGAGCACTTCCAGCAGCGCCGCCGACGGGTCGCCGCGGAAGTCCATGCTCATCTTGTCCACCTCGTCGAGCATGAACACCGGGTTCTTGGTCCCGGCCTTCTTCATCATCTGGATGATCTGCCCCGGGAGCGCCCCGATGTAGGTGCGCCGGTGGCCGCGGATCTCGGCCTCGTCGCGCACCCCGCCCAGCGACATGCGCACGAACTTGCGCCCCGTCGCCTTGGCGATCGACATGCCCAGCGAGGTCTTGCCCACTCCCGGAGGCCCGACGAAGCACAGGATCGAGCCCTTCGGGTTCTTCACCAGCTGCCGCACCGCCAGGAACTCCAGGATGCGCTCCTTGATCTTCTCCAGGCCGTAGTGGTCCTCGTTCAGGACCTTCTCCGCCCGTTCGATGGAGCGGATCTCTTTCGACTTCTTCTTCCACGGCACCGCCAGCAGCCAGTCCAGATAATTGCGGCTCACCGTGCTCTCCGCCGACATCGGCGGCATGGCCTCCAGCTTCTTCAGCTCCTGCAGCGCCTTCTCGTGGACTTCCTTGGGCATGCCCGCGGCGTCCACCTTCTTCTTGAGCTCGTCCCACTCGCTCTTCTCGCCGCGCCCCAGTTCCTTCTGGATGGCCTTGATCTTCTCGTTGAGGTAGTACTCTTTCTGCGCCCGCTCCA
The sequence above is a segment of the Terriglobales bacterium genome. Coding sequences within it:
- the lon gene encoding endopeptidase La — its product is MTTAKEKFETKKLPMMPIRDVVIFPYMMTPFVVGRESSVRALEEALAADKKIFLATQHDAGVDEPKPNEIYQVGTVVNIVQSLKLPDGNIKVLVEGIERGKILQVTETEGFMQASVRLARYAVETNPQVEAAMQRVTSLFEQYVKLCQSLNYETMIAAVRMEDPAKLTDTIAANLQLSIEEKQELLEIFDPAERLTRIGDVLDIEIEKLNMDRTIQSRVKRQMERAQKEYYLNEKIKAIQKELGRGEKSEWDELKKKVDAAGMPKEVHEKALQELKKLEAMPPMSAESTVSRNYLDWLLAVPWKKKSKEIRSIERAEKVLNEDHYGLEKIKERILEFLAVRQLVKNPKGSILCFVGPPGVGKTSLGMSIAKATGRKFVRMSLGGVRDEAEIRGHRRTYIGALPGQIIQMMKKAGTKNPVFMLDEVDKMSMDFRGDPSAALLEVLDPEQNFMFIDHYLDVEYDLSQVFFIATANVMHTIPPALQDRMEVLRLHGYTEPEKVEIAKQFLVKKQRLQAGLTEKNITFTDEAIIAAIRGYTREAGVRNLEREIGNVCRKVARKVVKEGAAFNITITEQNLGEFLGVTKFRDTLVHEKNEVGLVTGLAWTEVGGSILSTEVTIVDGKGKLLLTGKLGDVMQESAQAAMSYIRSRAARLGVPREFYRNVDIHIHVPEGAIPKDGPSAGITMATAIASALSGIPVRRDVAMTGEITLRGKVLAIGGLKEKLLAAHRAGVFEVILPKDNEKDLAEVPENLRTAMKLHFAENMDEVLRIALESPLPKEVVQPAPPLVDTTGTQPSTHQ